Proteins co-encoded in one Pocillopora verrucosa isolate sample1 chromosome 1, ASM3666991v2, whole genome shotgun sequence genomic window:
- the LOC131790265 gene encoding complexin: MNYIAKSVVSNKLSSVGKNLGWDDKDDQEGEEGISEKELRKIQEKNAAARAKRQDQHAKRNAEREKKRDEIRAKYGLKEGQAKSNSSGSSSSSRKTSLDDIDTETTKEKQCLVM, from the coding sequence ATGAATTACATAGCTAAATCTGTAGTCTCAAACAAGTTATCCTCCGTGGGAAAGAACTTAGGATGGGATGATAAAGATGATCAAGAGGGAGAAGAAGGAATATCAGAGAAGGAACTTCGCAAGATCCAGGAGAAGAACGCAGCGGCGAGAGCTAAACGACAAGACCAACATGCCAAACGGAACGCTGAGAGAGAGAAGAAACGCGATGAAATACGCGCTAAATATGGACTGAAAGAAGGCCAAGCAAAGAGCAATAGCAGCGGCAGTTCCAGCAGCAGCAGAAAAACAAGCCTTGATGATATCGACACCGAAACAACGAAGGAGAAACAATGCCTCGTGATGTAA